The following DNA comes from Cellulophaga sp. HaHa_2_95.
GCTAATAGAGGCAATATCTTGTGGGGATAATTGTGAAAAAGACCCTTGACCCGCTGCAATACCATCAATAAGAATAAGCGGCGAATTATTCCCTAAGGTAGATTTACCTCTAATCAATAAAGAGATGTCATCATTAGAACCAGGATAACCTCCTCTATCCGAAACAATTAATCCAGAAACTTTACCCGCTAGAGATTTAGCAACATCCTTATTAGAAGTGTTTTCTATCTCTTCGGTATTTAAAGTACTTACTGAGCCGGTTAACTCTCCTCTTTTTCTAGTGGTGTACCCTAAGACTACTACTTCTTCTAAGTTTTGAGCATCAGCTTCAAGGCTTACATTCACTATAGATTGATTTCCAACGGCAACCTCTTTTGTAGCATATCCTATATAAGAAAATTGTAAGACAACGGTGTTTCCTTCTGTATTGATGCTGTAATTACCGTCAAAATCAGTACTGGTACCTGTAGTAGTTCCTTTAATTACAATACTTACACCTGGTAAGGGACCATCAGCATCGGAAACCGTACCTGTTATTGTTTGTTGTTGTTCAGAATTCCAGGATGCCATGGAGCTATCTAGCTCAAGTGCAAATCCAGATAATGGCACCAAAGTCATGGCTGTTAAAAATACGTGCAATAGGCAGTATTTTGTTTTAATGGAAGTGTAAGTTCCATTTTGTTTGCTTTTTGGTTTTTTCATAATTGTGAGTAATTAAGTGAGTTTTTTTTTGAATAAACTTTAAAGATTGGTTTTAGTATTTGCATCACTCTACAAACACGTCAGGTAATGGCTAAACTTTAGAATAATTGTTTAGGGTACTTAAGTTGTACTCGTGTCTTTCGTGTTTTTAGATTGATAAAATAAACCTCTTAAATTGCGTATTTGATAAAATTTAGATTCAGTTATCAAAATAAACGGAAATTAATGCCATACTCATTATCAATTTTACCTTTCAGTAACATTATTTTAACCCTTTTGATGTAAACACAATAGAATTGGGGTAGTTTGGTAAAAAATTTAGGGCTAATATGTTGATTTGCAAATTTTTGGACAGATTTTAGAGTCGGGTAATTAACTTGAAGAGAAAAGGGGGACTGAAATACATGGCCATACAAGAGCTGTAATTGAGATCTCGTCACCCCGTAGGCATGGGATTTTTTTTAAGATAAAGCTACTGCAAACTTCTACTCACTACCTAATGAAATTTGCGTATTCAATTTTGAAACTTTTTTATGTAGTGTTTCCCCGTTAGACCAAGTTATTGTAATAGACAGTGGCTTCTTGCAAGTACCTAATCCAAAATGGATAAGGTTATTGAAACTTTGAGAATAGCCATCGCTAGTACCACCAACAATTCTCGATTGTTTATTTAGACAATTCTCTACAGATATGGTAGCACCTAGTGCCGTGGCTTCTCCAGAAGGCGCACTTTTAACAGCAACTTTTAAATAGTGGTGTTCTGTATTAGCTGTTTCGTTTTTAAACAAATGCCATTTTCCTCTATCGTGTCCCAGAAGTAAATCAATATGACCGTCATTATTATAATCAAAAGCTTCTATGCCCATTCCTATGGCCCCTAGTTCTGGGCTCACGACCTTATGATCACTGATAGGAGTAAATACTCCAGCACCCATATTTAGAAATATCGTTGCGTTTATTTCGTGAATCAAATCTCCTCTAGGAACTAATATAAGATCTTGATAGCCATTATTATCTAAATCAGCTACAGTGATGCCTGCCGTATGCTCTTTAAAAAATAGCTTGTGTTTTTCAGTCACCTCTTCAAACGTGCCCTTTTTGTTTTCTAACAATATATCATTAAGCTCTTCGGGATGTGCGGTTGCTGTATAATTTTTAATCCCATGCAAGATTCCAGTTGCAGGAGACCAAATGTCTCCTGCAAGCATCCACTTGTTGTTTCCTATATAACCAATATAGGTTCCTTTTTCTGAAAAGCTGTCTGGAAATCCTAAAGCATCACTGTTTACCAATCGGATAGTTCTGCCAGAATGTGTTTCTCCAGGAAATTCATATTCATAAGCCGATTCGCCGATGTACAATGTTTTTTGTGGCCATTGCGACTGTAGGTTCTCTATATTTAGGATTTCACCAGCCTCTAACGGATCTAATTTAAAAGGTCCCCTTTTGGTATAGAAACCGAGAATTTTTCTACTAGCATCATAAAATGTTTCTCCAACTTCAAAATCTTTGCCTCTAGTAAAGTAAAGGTCAAAGTCACCATCATTATCAAAATCTATTTCAGCGACACCCGTAACATTATCAATATCTTTTTTTAAAATTTTAGCGGTAACCTCTGTATAGCTTAAATCGCCATTGCCTTTGTATATTTTTATATTTCCATTCCCGTATAAAATGATATCTTTAATGCTGTCATTATTAAAATCTGTGATTAGCGTTTTTTGACCGTCTGCTTTAATTGCTGGTAAATTTGTAGTATGCACTAATTGGTGGTTATTACTATTCTCATAAATATAATTTTCACTTGCACCTCCTTTTTCTGCATCGGGAAAGGCAAAGTTGAGAAGATCTAGGTCGCCATCGTTATCTCCATCTATAAATTTCACGGTCCTACCGCGCATTAGGTGCAAAGGAGTTTCGAAATCGGCAACAGTGCTAAAATTACGTTGGGTATCTATTTTAAATAGTTTAGAAATTCGTGCATTACTTCCAGAACCACCACCTCTGGCAAGAATGAGTTCTAAATTGCCGTCAAAATCATAGTCTCCTATAGCTATACCGTGCATATCGCCCATAATAAGATCATAAGGTTTTTCAAATATGCCTTTATTATTCCAAAGAACTTTTATACTAAAACCATGGTCATTTAATAAAAGGTCTAAGAAGCCATCTTGATCTGAATCAGCAATAACAGGTGACCCCCATTTTCTTAAGTTTTTTTCCTCTCTAGGAAACTCTTTATGAACTTCCGAGAAGCTGAGTTGTTTGCTATGTTGTTGCCCATAAATTTTAGTGGCGAATGGCTGTGACAATAGGGTAATACTAAAGAAAATGAATAAGTTGGTAAGCTTTTGCTGAAACATAGATTTTATTTTTAGAGGATTTAGGATCCTTAGTCTTGTGATATTTTAAAAGTTTGATTAAATGTTGCCATGGTACTATCGTTCCACATTTGCTCTAAATACAAAGGATCAAACCATAAGGGCTCTGTGTGTGTTTTGCTCCAATTCTCGGTCTCCGTAACTAGTTTTTCTAAGATTGCTGGTTGTTCAGTACTTAAGTCTGTCTTTTCGCTGATGTCATTCGTAATATTATAAAGTTTCCAAGGTTCTTGATGGACTTTTACAGCTTTCCAATCGTTTTGTCTAGCAGCAACATCAGTATAGCCTTCACGATGGCGCATGGCAAAAAGTGTCTCCTTGTCATGTGGATTTTGATTGGAAGTAAATGCCTCCCAAATATTTTTACCATCTAGAATTTTGTTTTCAGGTATAGTTGCTCCGGCTAAATAGTTTAATGTAGGATAAAAATCTAAGGAAGAAACAGGGAAATCAAACTTTTGCCCTTTAGGAATCTTGTTAGGCCAGTGAAAAAACATAGGTACTCGATAACCACCTTCCCAGGTATCTCCTTTTCTTCCCGTAAGTGGAAAGTTATTCGCTCCATGACCCGTATGTCCGCCATTATCACTTAAAAAAATAATTAAAGTATTCTCAAATTGGCCAGTTTTCTTTAAATTTTTAACGATACTACCAACCCCGCGATCTATGGCGTAAACCATAGCCGCATAGGTTCGTCTATCCTTGTCTTCAATATGTTTAAATTTATCCAGATCCTCCTTTTTAGCTTCCAGTGGTACATGTGGTGCATTATAAGCTAGGTATAAAAAGAAAGGTTTATTTTTATTCTTAGCTTCACGTATAAAACGAGAAGCTTCTCTTGAAAAGGCATCCGTTAAATATTCATTTTCTTGAAGGGTAGTGCCATTGTGTTCCAAAGGAAGAAGGTAATCATTCACTGGGTTTTTACCCTCATCTTTTTGCCGTTTGAATTGTTTTTTAAACTCTTCAGGGAAATATTTATGACCTCCTCCTAGAAAACCATAAAAATCATCAAAGCCTCTATGATTAGGATGATATTCTGAGGTTTCACCTAAGTGCCATTTACCAATGGCGCCTGTATAATAACCAGCTTCTTGCATGGGTACGCTAATAAATTGTTCTTGAGCAGTAATTCCTTTATCGGTAGAAGCACCATTGGCAGGTAAATTAAATTGAGAACCAATGGTATGTGGGTATCTGCCAGTAAGCAAAGCGGCTCTACTAGGTCCGCAGAAAGGATGAGCAACATAAGCCGAAGTTAAAATAGAACCATCTTGAGCTAATTGATCAAGGTTTGGAGTGGTTATATCCGTGGACCCATTAAAACCTACATCGGCATAGCCTAAATCGTCACATAATATAAATAGAATATTAGGGGATAGATTTAGTGGGGTTTTATATTCTGCAAGATCAGTGGTATTTTTTTCTTTTTCTTTACAACTATTAAATGTAAGTAGGCTTATAACTACAAAAAGTACTATATTTTTAATGCTCATAATGATAGTTTCTTAATTTAATTGCGCCTCATTTTTTTGCCATCCTTGGTTGAATTGCAGCATCAACTCAGCCACTAATTCCGGGTTTTCCTTCGCTATATTGATTGTTTCTGAAGGATCAGTTTTATGATTATATAATTCTATAAAAACAGGCTCGCTATCCTTTTGTGTATAATCTTTCCAGACGATAAAACGGTATTCTTGGGTACGCATAGAATAGCCCATCAACCTATTTTCGAATAAATCTCTATCCCACTTATCACCTTGTTGATTCATGATGCGCTCTTCTACTTTTTCTATTAAGGGGCCGAAGTAGGTTTCACGCATTCCTTGAGATAATGGATTTGCCGCCCATTCACGTAACGCAGGAGTAGGGAATTGACTAAAAGCTGCTTTTTTCCATGGTAGGTCGGGGTTTTTTAATAGGGGTGCAAAACTTTGACCTTCCACCGTTGCAGGAATAGAAACCCCAGTCAAATCACATAAGGTTGGGTACATATCTACAAGTTCTACTAAGGCATTTGTTTTTTTACCTCTATGTTCTTTGGCCATATCAGGAGACCAAACAATTAATGGAACTCTAGTGGCTATTTCATAATTGGTAGCTTTTCCCCAAATTCCCATATCACCAAGGTGCCAACCATGATCACTCCAAAGAATAATAATGGTATTCTCGCGTACTCCGGCTTCATCCAATGCGGCAATCATTCTGCCTATTTGCGCATCTATATAGCTTACGCAAGCCAAGTAGGCGTGTTTTAATTGTAATGCTTGCTCGTCATCTATTTCTCCCGCATTCGGAATATTTGCACGTGCTCTTAATTCAAAAGAAGCATGTAGTCCCATCTCAGCACCATCCTTTGGCCCTGCAGTTTCTTTTGCTAATTTGATATCTTTTTCATCATACAAATCCCAATATTTTTTTGGGGCCACCCAATCTAAATGAGGTTTTAAAAAGCCCAAGCCTAGAAAGAAAGGCTTGTCTCCTTGTTTCACCATATCTTTTAGTGTAGCTATAGCCAAATCGGTATTATATCCATCCTCATAGTCATTATCAGGTAAGTCTACAAATTCATAGGCAGGCCCGCGGCCTAGACCGCTCTTTAAGGATTCTTTTCCATATTTTAGTACCATTTCAGCACTATTATTCTTATCGAGTTCTTGGTTTTCTTCTAGTTTAAATCCTCCAGGAGTTCTTGGTGGTTTTGCATCGATAAGGCTAGGATCCGCTTTTCTGCTCCAGGATAATGCTTCATCGGTATATCCAGGATGAAAAATCTTACCGGTATATACTGTTTCGTAGCCATTGGCGCGTAAATGTTGTGGTAAGGTTTTTATATTTGGATTTAAATCTCGAAAATAGGAGTAGTTTTCAATGACGCGGAGTGATTCCGGTCTTGCCCCGGTCATCACACTAGCCCTTGAAGGACTACAGATAGCTTCCTGACAATATGCATTATTAAATAGCAAACCATCAGCGGCCAAGGCATCTATATTTGGAGATATGGCAATGTCAGAACCGTAAGCTCCTAGTTCGGGTCTTAAATCATCAATGGCTATAAAAAGAATGTTTGGCTGTTTTTTAATTGGATCTTTTTTTACCTCTTGTTCTTTACAACTACTTAAAATAGCCAAAAGGATAAAAATTTTCAGATAATTAATCATGTTCATAAAATTAGATAAACTCAAAGTACAATCATTTCAAGGACTTGTACTTCTTGTAATTTATCTTCTTCTTAAACTATCTTACCCTAGTAAATTAATACAATTATTTGGTCGTGCATCTCAAAGGTTTTACCTTCTAGGAAGCTTAGAGAACTCTCTGTTTTATAATCATACATTGTCTTGATGGAGGTGGAGTCCATCAATTAATGGTTAAAATAGAGCTTATAATGGCTAAAAACCTTTATTTTTATCTATAATGTTTGACGTAATTTGTTCAGATAATAAAGGTTTTAACGAAAGGATATATGGTTACACTTAAAATTAATGGAAAAGAACATAAAGTAGATGCTGCGGAAGACATGCCGCTACTTTGGGTTATACGAGATATTATTGGTTTTACGGGAACCAAATTTGGTTGTGGTAAAGGTTTGTGTGGCGCATGTATGGTTTTAATGGATGGCAATGCTATTAATTCTTGTCAGCTTCCAGTTTCTCTTGCAGTAGGTAAAGAATTGATTACGGTAGAAGGCGAACAAGAAAATTTACAACGTCTTCAAAAATCTTGGGAAGAGTTTAATGTACCACAATGCGGTTTTTGTCAATCAGGACAGTTAATTACCGCTACGGCATTGTTAACTTCAAAGGCAAATCCAACGGAAGAAGATATTCATAATGCTATGGGGAGGAACATTTGTAGATGTGGCACCTATCAAAGGATTAAAAATGCGATTAATCATTCTGTAGAATTAAAAAATAAAGGATAGGTATGAAAGATGTACAAAATGTAAGCCGTAGAAGTTTCATTAAAGGCATTGGATTAGCTTCTGGAGGGTTAATTATAGCTTCAGGCGCTAGTCTTTTTAATAGTTGTTCTGTAGAAACAAAAGAGCTGATCGCATTTAATCCAAATTTATTTGTTCAGTTAAATTCTGATGGTTCTTTAATTTTAGTAGCTTCTAGATCAGAAATGGGGCAGGGGGTACGTACTTCTTTAACGTCTGTGATTGCAGATGAGATGGAAGCTGATTGGGATAGAGTTCGTATCTCTCAGGCCGTTGGTGATGTAAAGTATGGCGACCAAAATACAGATGGTTCTAAAAGTGTCCGACTCCTATATGAGGAAATGCGAAAAATCGGAGCGGCAACAAAAGCCGTACTGATTGCTGCAGCAGCTAAAAAATGGGAAATAGCCGCAGAAGACTGTCATGCAGAAAATCATTTTATCTTTAATACTCAAGGCGATAAAATTGCTTTTGGAGATTTGGTGGAAATTGCAAAGACCTTGGAGGTACCGGAAGAGGTACAGTTGAAAGATCCGAAAGATTTTAAATATATAGGCAAATATCTACCCAGTAAAGATGTGAAAAATCTAGCAAACGGTAGTGCTGTATTTGGTTTGGATGCCAGATTGGAAGGAATGAAGTTTGCGGCAGTTAAAAGATGTCCAGTGGCTTTTGGAAAAGTAGTTTCTTTTGATAAAACAGCCGCTTTAAAAATTGCAGGGGTTATAGATGTGGTGGAAATTCCGATGATAATTAAACCTTTTGGACCCTTAGGAGGTGTTGCTGTAGTTGCAACTAATACATGGGCAGCATTTAAAGGAAGAGATGCATTAGAAGTAGTATGGGATTTAGGTGATAATAAAGCCTACGATTCTGAAAAATATATGGAAGAGATTACGGCAAATGTTCAGAAAAAGGGTGCTGTCGTAAAGAGTCTTGGAGATGTGGATCAAGCATTTGAAAAGGCTTCTAAAACAATTGAGAGTTCCTATCAATTACCACATTTGGTACATGCTCCTATGGAGGTGCCAAATGCTGTGGCTTGGGTAAAAGAAGGTAGTTGTGAGATTTGGGCGCCTACACAAGAACCGCAACGTACCCGAACAGAGGTAAGTGAGTTTTTAGAGACTTCCGAAGATAATGTAACAGTTAATGTTACTTTTTTAGGAGGCGGTTTTGGAAGAAAATCTAAACCTGATTATGTGGTTGAAGCTGCAGCAATATCTAAAGCAATAAATGCTCCTGTGCAGGTAGTTTGGACCCGTGAAGATGATATTCAACACAGCTATTATCATACAGTAGCATCACAATACATGAAAGGAGGCTTAGATGAAAACGGAAAAGTTACGGGTTGGTTGCATCGTTTTGCATTTCCTTCTATTGGGTCTACTTTTAGTCCCGGTGCAGATGAGCCGGCATCTTGGGAGGCCGCAAGTGCTGCTAATGTGCCTTTTGAAATTCCAAATATGCAATTTGAAACAGGAAAGGCCCCAGCGCATGTTAGAATAGGATGGTTGCGTGCTGTGATAAATATACCGCATGGCTTTGCTATCAATGTATTTGCAGATGAACTAGCGCATGAAGCAGGTATAGATCCTTTAGAATTTAGACTAAATCTTATTGGTAGTGACCGAATAGAAGATACCCAAAACGATTATAAATATGATACGGCCCGATTAAAGCATGTTTTAAAAACGGCAGCTAAAAATGCAGAATGGGGTAAAGAGTTACCAGAAGGTCATGCTATGGGATTAGCGGTACATTATAGTTTTTTATCCTATGTTGCCTCTGTAGTGGAAGTTTCTGTTATCAATGATAAAGTAAAAGTGCATAATATACACTCTGTGATTGACTGTGGTCTAGCTGTAAATAAGAATACGATTACGGCTCAAATGGAAGGCGCTGCAATTTTCGGAATGTCCTTAGCTTTTTATGGTAAAATTACGGCTAAAGACGGAGCTATTGAGCAAAGCAATTTTCATGATTATCAAATGATACGAATGCCACAAGTGCCAAATATTCATGTGGAAATTGTAGAAAATAGTGAGAGACCAACTGGAGTAGGGGAGCCGGGTGTTCCTGTAATTGCACCAGCAATAGTAAATGCTATTTTTAAAGCTTCAGGAAAAAGATATAAGAATTTACCTTTAATGGATTATAAGTTGGTGTAATATAGATCGATCAGAACTTAAAGAAGTAAAAACCCACTATAGCAATTAAGTTATAGTGGGTTTTTTATAAAAGATAGTACAGGCATTTACTCCCAAACTACGGGCATAAAAACCGTCATTTCTGCCTGCCCTCTATTACTCCAGGCAAAATAAGGAACTAGCTGTGTTTTGTACGTTTCAAATTCAGGCGTTTGAACTGTTCTATACATACTTTCACTTTTATCTTTTCGCACTAATAATTTGCCTTCTAAGGTAGTTACACCACCTAAAAAGTCAGGCTGGTGCTTCGCTACTAGAGGTTGTTTTTTATCAAAATAGACCTCTAAAATATTCGTATGCTTAGGTAAATCTGGAGATTCTATACAGTATACAATAGGGCCTCTTTTTACCGCAATTTGATTTCTAATTTCTTCAATTCTTGGATGACCCTCTATTATTTGAATTTCCATGGGCATGTCTAATACTACAGTATCGCCTTTTTTCCAAATGCGATTGATAGTAGCATATTTTCCGGCGGTTACAGCTACATTTGTTTCAGATCCGTTTACCATAATTTTTGAGTCTATAGCCCAAGACGGAATGCGGATCATTATATCGAAGGCGGTTTCCTTACATTTTTCAATAATTAATTTAACCAAACCTTTCCAAGGGTATTCTGTATCTTGGTGCATAATTAGACTTGACTCATCTGCTAACTTTGTTTTTAATACACTACTGCCAAATAAATTTATAGCAATACCATTTTTGGCGATACTATACGTCCAACCAGAAACTTGTGCAATAGTACGTACTAAGTTAGGCGGACAACAAAAACAACTTAAATAAGGTTCTCTATTTGGTGTTTCTGTAACATTTTCATGTGCATGGTAATCTCTTGTGTTGTTAAGCATTCGTAGCGGATTAGCATAAAAATAAGAGTCGCCTTTAATGCTAATGCCTGAAAGTGCACTGTTATATAGTACAAGTTCCATAATGTCTGCATATTTAGACTCGCCATGGAGTCCTAACATTCTATAACTAAACATAGCATTACAGATATTGGCACACGTTTCATTATAGGCAGTCATATTTGGCATCATATATTCATTGATGAAGCCTTCTTCAATCATATCCAGATTTGTAGAAGCGCCGTAATGCGCTTGCCCTACAGCACCAGTGAGGTACATTTTTTTCTGAGTGACATTTATCCAAAGACGATCTAAAGCATCAATCAATTCTTTTTCTCCAGTTTCCGAAGCTACATCTGCAGCGCCGGCATAATAATATAATGCTAGCACAGCATGACCAACAGCCTCACTAGATTCTCTTAATGGAGTGCGTTCTTGTACCATATCTCCAATAGGGTATCCAATAGTTGTATCTGTATGTTCTACCGCATATTTCCCTCTATTATTTATAAAGCGTTCGGCTAATTCTAAATACTTTTTATCGTCAGTTGTTCTATACAATTCTACCAATCCCATTATCTGAGTCTGATTAAAACCAAACCTGCCATAATGCTTAGTTTCAGGCATAAAAATGGTATGCAATAGGGTAGCATGCTTGATGGCAATGTCCAAAAAATTACGTTGCCCTGTTACTCTATAATGCACGCAAGCTGTAATTAATAAGTGTCCTGTATTGTACATTTCATGATATTTACGATTCTCGTAACGGTCTACCTCAGGACGTAATTGAATTTGGGTTTGCAAATAGCCATCAGCTTCTTGCGCTTTGCTTATGATGTTTATATAGTTATCTATTTCTTCAAGAATTTTACTGTTTTTATTTTGCGCGTAAACATAAATTTTGGCTTCTATAAACTTATAAAAATCACCATCATGCCAGAACATACCTTTATGTTCTCCTTCCTTTTCTCCAGCAGCAATCTTAAAATTATTTAAGGCGTGACCAATATCACCACACAAGACCTCACCCATGTAGGGAACCATCACCTCTTCACAGGTTTTAAACTTTTCAGCCCAAAATCCACTGGTCCATTGACAATCAGTTAGGTTAATGTTTTTTAGTTGAACAAATGGACTCAAGGAATTATCAATGCTTGAGACAATAGGTTTTTTTAGCGTATTATTCATAAATACTGAATTATTTTTTTTCTAAACGACTTATTTTTTGATTTCAATATCATCAATAAAAAACTTTGCAGCTTTTGTTGCTGGTAGATCTTCTTTTTTGATTTCTAGGATCATTTGATCATCTGCTTTAGAAGCCATGTTTCTGTTAACTGTTGTTTCTATAGTTACCCATTCACGTCTAGGTAATTTTTTAAGATCGGAAAAAACCAAGTTAATCGTTGGATTGGTTAGTGTAACATGAATTTTATCAGCAACACGTCCTTGGTCTAACCAAATTTTCATGGAAACCTTCAATTCTCCTGCAGGTATTTTTAGAGCGCCTTTTGGGCTTACTAGTTTAACAGTATTAATCGCCAAAGAGTCATTTTTGCCATAGCCTGTAAATTTTAAGCTATTTACTCCCGAGTTATAATCGCCATGAACAATACTTAAATATTGAGAGGAAGCCTCATCAATAGACCAAAATTTTTGATAATCATTAGGTTCAGAATCTTCAGGAACCATTTTTAAGGGTCTCGGGTTTTCTTCAAATAATATAGGACCTTCAAAGCCATAAAATGCAGGTGCTAATAGATTGCTTGTTGGCTTTTGCCATACCCGCATGTAGTCAATCTCAAAATCTACAGGAAGCTCTTCTTTGTGAGGAAGCCCTAACCATTTGAAAATTTCAGAATCTAACCATATTTCCATCGGATTATTTAATACCCAATCTGTTCCTACTTGATCTTGGGTAAAATGATGGACCATTTTACCATCTATGAATAATTTTAGAAAGTCTTTTCCCCATTCCGCACCATAAACATGAAAATCGTCTGCTGTTCTAAAAGGTAAGTTTTCTACATGATTAAAAACTTTGGTAGGTCTTACCGCAGGAGGGCTCCAATCATGAGCGGTTGCTAAATAGGAATTAGCTTTTATACTTCCGTCTATTTTTGGATTCCCCATTAATTCATAGACATCTAACTCTTGCTCATAGCCAATAGCCCAAAAAGCTCCAGTGATAGCAGCATTTCCTTGTTTAGATTTTACTTCCATATAGCCATTTAAGAAGCGTTTTTTACCAACAACTCCAGCCGTTGTTATAGGTAAAGGTTCTCCTTCAAAAACGCCATAGGTGTCATTATTACTGCCGTCTGCATAACTTTCTTGTGCAAAAGGGTAATCCGGTTCCCATTGAGTACGTAATTTAAGAATACCGTCTTCTACGATGACATTGTGGGGTGCAAATTGAGACGGAGCTCTCCCTTTCCAGATATAGTAATCGCCATTTTGGCCTTCTACAAACCATTTGGTAGTGTCAATTTCTGTACCTTCAAATTCATCGCTAATCTCTTTATTTAAAATCCAATTTCCTTCATTTTTAGGGTCTGAAAAAGGGTAGGAGTTTATAGTGTTGGTTTTTTCTTTTATAGCTCTATTCTTCTTTTTTTGGGCTATACTTATGGTAGACCAAACCATTAAAAAGCTTATCA
Coding sequences within:
- a CDS encoding CRTAC1 family protein, whose protein sequence is MFQQKLTNLFIFFSITLLSQPFATKIYGQQHSKQLSFSEVHKEFPREEKNLRKWGSPVIADSDQDGFLDLLLNDHGFSIKVLWNNKGIFEKPYDLIMGDMHGIAIGDYDFDGNLELILARGGGSGSNARISKLFKIDTQRNFSTVADFETPLHLMRGRTVKFIDGDNDGDLDLLNFAFPDAEKGGASENYIYENSNNHQLVHTTNLPAIKADGQKTLITDFNNDSIKDIILYGNGNIKIYKGNGDLSYTEVTAKILKKDIDNVTGVAEIDFDNDGDFDLYFTRGKDFEVGETFYDASRKILGFYTKRGPFKLDPLEAGEILNIENLQSQWPQKTLYIGESAYEYEFPGETHSGRTIRLVNSDALGFPDSFSEKGTYIGYIGNNKWMLAGDIWSPATGILHGIKNYTATAHPEELNDILLENKKGTFEEVTEKHKLFFKEHTAGITVADLDNNGYQDLILVPRGDLIHEINATIFLNMGAGVFTPISDHKVVSPELGAIGMGIEAFDYNNDGHIDLLLGHDRGKWHLFKNETANTEHHYLKVAVKSAPSGEATALGATISVENCLNKQSRIVGGTSDGYSQSFNNLIHFGLGTCKKPLSITITWSNGETLHKKVSKLNTQISLGSE
- a CDS encoding sulfatase-like hydrolase/transferase; translated protein: MSIKNIVLFVVISLLTFNSCKEKEKNTTDLAEYKTPLNLSPNILFILCDDLGYADVGFNGSTDITTPNLDQLAQDGSILTSAYVAHPFCGPSRAALLTGRYPHTIGSQFNLPANGASTDKGITAQEQFISVPMQEAGYYTGAIGKWHLGETSEYHPNHRGFDDFYGFLGGGHKYFPEEFKKQFKRQKDEGKNPVNDYLLPLEHNGTTLQENEYLTDAFSREASRFIREAKNKNKPFFLYLAYNAPHVPLEAKKEDLDKFKHIEDKDRRTYAAMVYAIDRGVGSIVKNLKKTGQFENTLIIFLSDNGGHTGHGANNFPLTGRKGDTWEGGYRVPMFFHWPNKIPKGQKFDFPVSSLDFYPTLNYLAGATIPENKILDGKNIWEAFTSNQNPHDKETLFAMRHREGYTDVAARQNDWKAVKVHQEPWKLYNITNDISEKTDLSTEQPAILEKLVTETENWSKTHTEPLWFDPLYLEQMWNDSTMATFNQTFKISQD
- a CDS encoding sulfatase gives rise to the protein MINYLKIFILLAILSSCKEQEVKKDPIKKQPNILFIAIDDLRPELGAYGSDIAISPNIDALAADGLLFNNAYCQEAICSPSRASVMTGARPESLRVIENYSYFRDLNPNIKTLPQHLRANGYETVYTGKIFHPGYTDEALSWSRKADPSLIDAKPPRTPGGFKLEENQELDKNNSAEMVLKYGKESLKSGLGRGPAYEFVDLPDNDYEDGYNTDLAIATLKDMVKQGDKPFFLGLGFLKPHLDWVAPKKYWDLYDEKDIKLAKETAGPKDGAEMGLHASFELRARANIPNAGEIDDEQALQLKHAYLACVSYIDAQIGRMIAALDEAGVRENTIIILWSDHGWHLGDMGIWGKATNYEIATRVPLIVWSPDMAKEHRGKKTNALVELVDMYPTLCDLTGVSIPATVEGQSFAPLLKNPDLPWKKAAFSQFPTPALREWAANPLSQGMRETYFGPLIEKVEERIMNQQGDKWDRDLFENRLMGYSMRTQEYRFIVWKDYTQKDSEPVFIELYNHKTDPSETINIAKENPELVAELMLQFNQGWQKNEAQLN
- a CDS encoding (2Fe-2S)-binding protein produces the protein MVTLKINGKEHKVDAAEDMPLLWVIRDIIGFTGTKFGCGKGLCGACMVLMDGNAINSCQLPVSLAVGKELITVEGEQENLQRLQKSWEEFNVPQCGFCQSGQLITATALLTSKANPTEEDIHNAMGRNICRCGTYQRIKNAINHSVELKNKG
- a CDS encoding molybdopterin cofactor-binding domain-containing protein; its protein translation is MKDVQNVSRRSFIKGIGLASGGLIIASGASLFNSCSVETKELIAFNPNLFVQLNSDGSLILVASRSEMGQGVRTSLTSVIADEMEADWDRVRISQAVGDVKYGDQNTDGSKSVRLLYEEMRKIGAATKAVLIAAAAKKWEIAAEDCHAENHFIFNTQGDKIAFGDLVEIAKTLEVPEEVQLKDPKDFKYIGKYLPSKDVKNLANGSAVFGLDARLEGMKFAAVKRCPVAFGKVVSFDKTAALKIAGVIDVVEIPMIIKPFGPLGGVAVVATNTWAAFKGRDALEVVWDLGDNKAYDSEKYMEEITANVQKKGAVVKSLGDVDQAFEKASKTIESSYQLPHLVHAPMEVPNAVAWVKEGSCEIWAPTQEPQRTRTEVSEFLETSEDNVTVNVTFLGGGFGRKSKPDYVVEAAAISKAINAPVQVVWTREDDIQHSYYHTVASQYMKGGLDENGKVTGWLHRFAFPSIGSTFSPGADEPASWEAASAANVPFEIPNMQFETGKAPAHVRIGWLRAVINIPHGFAINVFADELAHEAGIDPLEFRLNLIGSDRIEDTQNDYKYDTARLKHVLKTAAKNAEWGKELPEGHAMGLAVHYSFLSYVASVVEVSVINDKVKVHNIHSVIDCGLAVNKNTITAQMEGAAIFGMSLAFYGKITAKDGAIEQSNFHDYQMIRMPQVPNIHVEIVENSERPTGVGEPGVPVIAPAIVNAIFKASGKRYKNLPLMDYKLV